A window of the Pseudomonas sp. B21_DOA genome harbors these coding sequences:
- a CDS encoding S49 family peptidase, which produces MPRAFELAASQPWLMLPGALDNLLTIADRMGDPAALETRTGMRLDNSRTVSVRNGVAIIPVVGPVFRYANLFTEISGATSTQVLATDLQTALDDPKISAIILNIDSPGGVAAGINELADQIHAARDRKRIVAYIGGTGASAAYWIASAASEIVIDETALAGSIGVVVEAVVGGEEGNGRKRYQIVSRNAPNKRVDLSTEEGRAKVGETVDAMGDVFVAKVARNLGVEPERVPEMGDFGGLRVGAAAVESGLAHRLGSLETLITELAKPAATQPRKYNMTTVSSTAELREALAAGTDPQTIEIAQASQPDLESIRTQSREEGATAERQRITGINAMASKGFETEIAAAIDAGTTVEATALQLFKAAQDRGISLNAIKADATGASTSTPTGDAAQGERKAVVNAIVEGASRR; this is translated from the coding sequence ATGCCCCGCGCATTCGAGCTGGCTGCATCGCAGCCGTGGCTGATGCTGCCCGGCGCCCTGGATAACTTGCTGACCATTGCAGACCGCATGGGCGATCCGGCGGCGCTGGAAACACGCACTGGCATGCGACTGGATAACAGCCGCACTGTCAGCGTACGCAATGGTGTGGCGATCATCCCGGTAGTCGGTCCGGTGTTTCGCTATGCCAACCTTTTCACCGAGATCAGCGGTGCGACCAGCACTCAGGTGCTGGCCACCGACCTGCAGACCGCACTCGATGATCCCAAGATCAGCGCGATCATCCTGAACATCGATAGCCCAGGCGGCGTTGCCGCCGGCATCAACGAACTGGCTGACCAGATCCATGCGGCCCGTGACCGTAAACGCATCGTTGCCTACATCGGCGGCACTGGTGCAAGCGCGGCCTATTGGATTGCGTCAGCTGCCAGCGAAATCGTCATCGACGAAACGGCGCTCGCCGGGAGTATCGGTGTGGTCGTTGAAGCCGTGGTCGGCGGCGAGGAAGGCAACGGCCGTAAGCGCTATCAGATCGTCAGCCGCAATGCCCCGAACAAGCGTGTAGATCTCTCTACCGAAGAAGGGCGGGCCAAAGTCGGCGAAACGGTCGATGCCATGGGCGATGTGTTCGTCGCCAAGGTGGCCCGTAACCTGGGCGTGGAGCCGGAGCGTGTCCCAGAGATGGGCGACTTCGGCGGCCTGCGCGTTGGCGCCGCGGCTGTCGAGTCCGGCTTGGCCCACCGTCTGGGGTCGCTTGAAACATTGATTACCGAACTGGCCAAACCGGCCGCCACTCAACCGAGGAAATACAACATGACCACCGTCAGCAGCACGGCGGAGTTGCGTGAGGCGCTGGCCGCCGGCACGGATCCGCAAACCATCGAAATCGCTCAGGCGAGCCAACCGGATCTCGAAAGCATCCGCACCCAAAGTCGCGAGGAAGGCGCTACTGCAGAGCGGCAACGCATCACTGGCATCAATGCAATGGCCAGCAAGGGTTTCGAAACTGAAATCGCCGCTGCCATCGACGCAGGCACAACGGTTGAAGCCACAGCGCTACAGCTGTTCAAGGCAGCGCAGGATCGCGGCATTTCTCTGAACGCCATCAAGGCCGATGCCACTGGCGCATCGACGTCCACTCCGACGGGCGATGCCGCTCAGGGTGAGCGCAAGGCCGTCGTAAACGCCATTGTCGAGGGCGCCTCGCGCCGCTGA
- a CDS encoding phage portal protein, producing MGFFRKDPAELLMREALKLAKSANESKPIVAQGGGGGVETRWRGASRVLRSMASWIPGLGSPRRDLDQNERRMLVARSRDAMRNHLIARAAITRLRTNVVGTGLVCRSQIDHDALGLDEAQAEKINNQLDRLWSLYADDPRECDAEATLNHYQLQALVLISSMVGGDVLIASPDDERSGCIFSTRLQLIESDRVCNPAGQLDTANLVDGVEFDRLGAPLAYHVCTGYPNEYTAGQALKWERLPAFGEATGRRRVMHVMADKERPGQKRGAPYLAPVLEPLQKLERYSSAELMAAVISAMFTVFIKKTNDFQVGNLPLTALANEGDGPAGDTTADGELALGEGAIVDLGQGEEPVIANPARPNAQFDPFFTAVVKEIGAALEQPMEELLLHYSSSYSAARAAMLQAWRFYSLRRWWLICDFCQPSRELLIDEAVARGLISLPGYADPAKRKAYCQAIWIGPARGAIDELKEANAAGKRIEIGVSNETLETAAMTGEPWQQVYRQRVREVTQRRNDGLHVLPKGREQETPPSANPNEE from the coding sequence ATGGGATTTTTTCGAAAAGACCCGGCCGAGCTGCTGATGCGCGAGGCCCTCAAACTCGCCAAGTCGGCAAACGAGTCCAAGCCTATCGTCGCCCAAGGTGGCGGGGGCGGTGTTGAGACGAGATGGCGCGGGGCTTCTCGCGTACTGCGCAGCATGGCCAGCTGGATTCCCGGTCTTGGCAGTCCGCGTCGAGATCTCGATCAAAACGAGCGTCGAATGCTGGTTGCTCGCTCGCGAGACGCCATGCGCAATCACTTGATAGCCCGTGCGGCGATCACGCGCTTGCGCACCAATGTTGTAGGAACCGGGCTGGTTTGCCGGTCACAGATCGATCATGACGCATTAGGTCTCGACGAGGCGCAGGCTGAGAAAATCAACAATCAGCTTGATCGCTTGTGGTCGCTATACGCCGATGATCCACGCGAATGCGATGCCGAAGCGACACTCAATCACTACCAGTTACAAGCACTGGTATTGATCTCGTCCATGGTGGGTGGTGACGTGCTGATTGCCAGTCCTGACGATGAGCGCTCAGGCTGCATTTTCAGCACGCGCTTGCAGTTGATCGAATCGGACCGGGTCTGCAATCCAGCCGGGCAATTGGACACTGCAAACCTCGTGGACGGTGTCGAGTTCGACCGGCTGGGGGCGCCGCTGGCGTATCACGTCTGTACCGGATACCCCAACGAATACACCGCCGGCCAGGCGCTTAAATGGGAGCGTCTGCCAGCCTTTGGCGAGGCCACGGGCCGGCGCCGCGTCATGCACGTCATGGCCGACAAGGAGCGTCCGGGGCAAAAGCGCGGAGCGCCTTACCTGGCACCGGTACTGGAACCGTTGCAGAAGCTGGAGCGCTATAGCAGCGCCGAGCTGATGGCGGCGGTGATCTCCGCAATGTTCACGGTGTTCATCAAAAAGACCAACGACTTTCAAGTCGGGAATCTCCCGCTGACCGCATTAGCCAACGAAGGCGACGGTCCCGCAGGCGACACAACGGCTGACGGCGAACTGGCTCTGGGCGAGGGGGCGATTGTTGACCTAGGCCAAGGTGAGGAACCGGTAATCGCCAATCCTGCGCGGCCTAATGCGCAATTCGATCCGTTCTTTACGGCAGTGGTCAAGGAAATCGGCGCTGCTTTAGAGCAACCGATGGAAGAGCTGTTGCTCCACTACAGCAGCAGCTATAGCGCAGCCCGTGCGGCGATGTTGCAGGCGTGGCGTTTTTACAGCCTGCGCCGCTGGTGGTTGATCTGTGACTTTTGCCAGCCCAGCCGGGAATTGCTGATCGATGAGGCGGTGGCCCGTGGATTGATCAGCCTGCCGGGTTACGCGGACCCGGCGAAACGCAAAGCCTACTGCCAGGCGATTTGGATCGGCCCGGCACGTGGCGCCATTGATGAGCTGAAGGAAGCCAACGCTGCCGGTAAGCGCATCGAGATTGGTGTCAGCAACGAAACACTGGAAACCGCCGCAATGACCGGCGAGCCGTGGCAGCAGGTGTATCGGCAGCGCGTGCGCGAAGTCACCCAGCGGCGCAACGATGGCCTGCACGTTTTACCCAAAGGGCGGGAGCAGGAAACACCGCCGTCCGCCAACCCCAACGAGGAATAA
- a CDS encoding phage terminase large subunit family protein, translating into MSIIEWADKYRWLAPEEAARPGKYRFDVTPHLIWPGGPLEALDDPAVSEIVGRKSAQVAWTSGVLGNALGKWIDIDPSPILVLFPKAEAAKQYVGEKLEPMIEATPRLRKKVDLRSRKLQQRQDFKRFPGGFLKMVGSNSPASVKSTPVPRVAIEEPDDCNLNLRGQGDSIKLAKERLKTFRRSKIIIGGTPTIKGLSAIDAELELSDKRVGLVPCHECGQEHALSFDNLHCDEDPEYLHEVYGKKRPEKTFYSCPHCGGIWDDNQKNANLKHGRWSATAEFRGIAGYILNELYATFWGSRFQVLMEKKLQAEHAASQGNIGPMIAFVNSSKGESYEYQSDAPKTDELEKRAEPYAELTAPKGVLLITVGVDVQGDRLALTIIGWGRGEESWRLYWGELHGNPIDPHDAVWQELDRVISQPIPVESGAQLAVSAVSIDSSDGNTSDAVYAYVRDRQRYNVMAIKGASIDSRDKEIFTKPPQSVDTSQDNTKAAKYGLRVHIVGTHKAKTLIDGRLRLKGAGPGRMHWYCEIRSDYYEQLTNEVLAPHPRNPSKMVWQKKAGRRNEALDCEVYALHAARSLKTHLLRDHEWDQLEQQLLQPTLFSTEQPVAPVPRRAVARGRGTRSRAGY; encoded by the coding sequence ATGAGCATTATCGAGTGGGCGGACAAGTACCGCTGGCTCGCACCAGAAGAGGCAGCGCGACCCGGCAAATATCGCTTTGACGTTACGCCTCATCTGATCTGGCCGGGCGGGCCACTGGAAGCGTTGGACGATCCAGCTGTCAGCGAGATCGTCGGCCGTAAGTCAGCGCAGGTTGCTTGGACGTCAGGCGTTCTGGGTAACGCCCTGGGCAAATGGATCGACATCGATCCGTCACCGATACTGGTGCTCTTTCCCAAGGCCGAAGCGGCCAAACAGTACGTCGGCGAAAAGCTTGAACCGATGATCGAAGCCACACCACGGCTGCGCAAGAAAGTCGATCTGCGAAGCCGCAAGTTGCAGCAGCGACAGGACTTCAAGCGTTTCCCAGGCGGCTTCCTGAAAATGGTGGGTTCAAACAGCCCGGCCAGTGTGAAGTCCACGCCAGTGCCGCGCGTTGCGATCGAAGAGCCGGACGACTGCAACCTCAACCTGCGCGGTCAGGGCGACAGTATCAAGCTGGCCAAGGAACGACTGAAAACGTTTCGCCGCTCGAAGATCATCATCGGCGGTACACCGACCATCAAGGGCTTGTCCGCCATAGATGCTGAGCTGGAACTGTCGGACAAGCGCGTCGGCCTGGTGCCGTGTCACGAATGCGGCCAAGAACACGCGTTGAGCTTTGACAACCTGCACTGCGACGAGGATCCGGAATACCTGCATGAGGTGTACGGCAAGAAGCGGCCGGAGAAAACTTTTTACTCCTGCCCGCACTGCGGTGGAATCTGGGATGACAACCAGAAGAACGCCAACCTCAAGCACGGGCGCTGGTCGGCTACAGCAGAATTTCGGGGGATCGCCGGTTACATCCTCAACGAGCTGTACGCGACGTTTTGGGGATCGCGTTTCCAGGTGTTGATGGAGAAAAAGCTCCAGGCCGAACACGCGGCCTCGCAAGGCAACATCGGACCGATGATCGCTTTCGTCAACAGCTCCAAGGGCGAAAGCTACGAGTATCAGAGCGATGCACCGAAGACCGATGAGCTGGAAAAGCGTGCGGAGCCTTATGCGGAGCTGACAGCGCCGAAAGGTGTCCTGCTGATCACCGTTGGCGTTGACGTCCAAGGCGACCGTCTTGCTCTCACAATCATCGGTTGGGGACGAGGCGAAGAGTCGTGGCGCTTGTACTGGGGTGAGCTTCACGGCAACCCCATCGATCCCCATGACGCTGTTTGGCAAGAACTGGATCGGGTTATTTCTCAACCCATACCGGTCGAAAGCGGTGCGCAACTGGCGGTATCGGCGGTCAGCATCGACAGCTCTGACGGCAATACCAGTGATGCGGTGTATGCCTACGTGCGGGATCGTCAACGCTACAACGTGATGGCGATCAAAGGCGCCTCTATCGACAGTCGCGACAAGGAGATCTTTACCAAGCCTCCGCAGTCGGTGGATACCTCACAGGACAACACCAAGGCTGCGAAATACGGCCTGCGAGTCCACATCGTCGGTACGCACAAAGCGAAGACGCTCATTGATGGGCGGCTGCGCCTCAAAGGTGCTGGACCGGGGCGCATGCATTGGTACTGCGAGATCCGCTCGGACTACTACGAGCAACTCACCAACGAAGTCCTGGCACCGCACCCGCGTAACCCCAGCAAAATGGTTTGGCAAAAGAAAGCCGGCCGTCGCAACGAAGCGCTGGATTGCGAGGTGTATGCCTTGCACGCGGCTCGCAGCCTGAAAACTCATCTGTTACGCGATCACGAATGGGACCAGTTGGAGCAGCAGTTGCTGCAGCCAACCCTGTTCAGTACCGAACAACCGGTCGCACCGGTACCGCGCCGAGCTGTCGCTCGTGGGCGGGGCACCCGCAGTCGCGCGGGCTATTAA
- a CDS encoding terminase small subunit, with the protein MGKTVSKADLSEIVGRDERTLTRWQNDGMPVTEFGLGRGNENQYDTEAVIQWLMHQAALNGKKNLPAIASTGSALIVKNSRWPKILARWSSLLI; encoded by the coding sequence ATGGGAAAGACAGTCAGCAAGGCCGACTTGAGCGAGATCGTCGGTCGCGATGAACGCACCCTGACCCGATGGCAGAACGACGGCATGCCAGTGACCGAGTTCGGCCTCGGTCGGGGCAACGAAAACCAATACGACACCGAAGCCGTGATTCAGTGGCTGATGCACCAAGCCGCACTCAACGGCAAAAAGAATCTTCCCGCGATCGCCTCGACCGGATCCGCGCTGATCGTGAAGAACTCGCGATGGCCAAAGATCTTGGCGAGGTGGTCATCGCTGCTGATTTGA
- a CDS encoding pyocin R2, holin: protein MTNEQQALAEMPIWLVIVLALVGGVSGEMWRADKDGARGWALLRRLALRSGACIVCGVTAMMLMIAAGMTIWTAGALGCLTAMAGADVAIGLYERWAAKRLGLSESASTDHT from the coding sequence ATGACAAATGAGCAGCAAGCGCTGGCAGAAATGCCGATCTGGTTGGTGATCGTCCTGGCTCTGGTCGGCGGCGTATCCGGTGAGATGTGGCGAGCAGACAAGGATGGTGCCCGGGGCTGGGCGTTGCTGCGCAGGCTCGCGCTTCGGTCGGGGGCCTGCATTGTCTGCGGGGTGACGGCGATGATGCTGATGATCGCGGCCGGCATGACGATCTGGACGGCGGGCGCCTTGGGATGCCTCACTGCAATGGCCGGAGCGGACGTTGCCATCGGGTTGTACGAACGCTGGGCTGCCAAGCGGCTTGGCCTTTCCGAATCAGCATCGACCGACCACACCTAA